From a region of the Gammaproteobacteria bacterium genome:
- the murA gene encoding UDP-N-acetylglucosamine 1-carboxyvinyltransferase, whose product MDKLLISGGVPLNGEIRISGAKNAALPLMAATLLAETPITLRNVPHLQDITTTMELLGRMGVRLTVDEKLNVEVDSSTINDFCAPYELVKTMRASILVLGPLVARFGQAEVSLPGGCAIGSRPVNLHIQGLRAMGAEVEVSNGFIHARAKRLKGAHLFMDVVTVTGTENLLMAATLAEGTTVIENAAREPEVVDLANCLNTMGAKITGHGTDRIVIEGVTGLHGTDYRIMPDRIETGTYLVGAAITGGRVKLRETDPNLLDSVIAKLREAGAEITCGKDWIELDMKGKRPRAVDIHTAPYPAFPTDMQAQFTALNSIAEGTGAISETVFENRFMHAQELARMGAKIHVEGNMAIVTGVQKLTGAPVMATDLRASASLVLAGLVADGETTVSRIYHIDRGYECIEEKLQQLGARIRRVPD is encoded by the coding sequence ATGGACAAATTACTAATTTCCGGTGGCGTGCCCTTAAACGGCGAGATCCGTATTTCCGGGGCCAAAAACGCCGCTTTGCCGCTGATGGCGGCGACCCTGCTGGCCGAGACCCCGATCACCCTGCGTAATGTGCCGCATTTGCAGGATATTACCACCACCATGGAGTTGCTGGGGCGGATGGGGGTACGGCTGACGGTCGATGAAAAGCTCAATGTCGAGGTCGATTCCTCGACCATCAATGATTTCTGCGCACCGTATGAGCTGGTAAAGACCATGCGCGCCTCGATCCTGGTATTGGGGCCGCTGGTCGCGCGTTTTGGCCAAGCTGAAGTGTCATTGCCCGGCGGCTGCGCCATCGGTTCGCGGCCGGTAAACCTGCATATTCAAGGCCTGCGGGCGATGGGGGCGGAGGTGGAGGTCAGTAATGGTTTTATCCATGCCAGAGCCAAGCGCCTGAAGGGTGCGCACCTGTTCATGGATGTGGTGACTGTGACCGGCACCGAGAATTTGTTGATGGCGGCGACGCTGGCCGAGGGCACCACGGTGATCGAAAACGCGGCTCGCGAGCCGGAAGTGGTCGATCTGGCCAATTGCCTGAATACGATGGGCGCAAAGATTACCGGTCACGGCACTGACCGGATCGTAATTGAAGGCGTTACAGGGTTGCACGGCACCGATTATCGCATCATGCCGGATCGTATCGAGACCGGAACTTACCTGGTCGGCGCCGCGATCACGGGTGGCCGGGTCAAGCTGCGCGAAACCGATCCCAATTTGCTGGATTCGGTAATTGCCAAGTTACGCGAGGCTGGGGCTGAAATTACCTGCGGCAAAGACTGGATCGAGCTGGATATGAAAGGCAAGCGGCCGCGAGCGGTGGATATTCATACCGCGCCGTATCCTGCGTTCCCGACCGATATGCAGGCGCAATTTACCGCGCTTAATTCAATCGCCGAAGGTACCGGCGCGATTTCCGAAACCGTGTTCGAAAATCGCTTCATGCATGCGCAAGAGCTGGCGCGCATGGGCGCCAAAATTCATGTTGAAGGTAACATGGCGATTGTGACTGGCGTGCAGAAGTTGACCGGCGCGCCGGTAATGGCCACCGATTTGCGTGCCTCGGCGAGCCTGGTGCTGGCGGGGTTGGTGGCCGACGGTGAGACCACGGTCAGTCGTATTTACCACATCGATCGTGGCTACGAGTGCATCGAAGAAAAATTGCAGCAGCTCGGTGCGCGGATTCGACGCGTGCCGGATTGA